A genomic stretch from Vibrio algarum includes:
- a CDS encoding PilZ domain-containing protein has product MDQQEFFTVHHKLTVNVEPLESGFTLPIQSAFILEIPAPFIVASEFSQLDSLTESAMNELKNSDFKNVIQLLEHQNDKLNLLLTFMLAQQDKEESRFYTSSFGASQFTFKSNHEFIIGSLARAKLFLDHPPAAIYCYAEVIECNSVEQGYDVTLTYKSLREIDQDLLIKAALYQQQKLLRQRSIDRQNR; this is encoded by the coding sequence ATGGATCAACAAGAATTTTTTACTGTCCACCACAAATTGACTGTCAATGTCGAGCCTCTTGAAAGTGGTTTTACCTTGCCTATACAAAGTGCATTCATCTTAGAGATCCCCGCACCGTTTATCGTTGCGAGTGAATTTAGTCAATTAGATAGCCTAACTGAAAGTGCAATGAATGAGCTTAAAAATAGTGATTTCAAGAATGTCATTCAACTTCTTGAACACCAAAATGACAAGCTAAATCTATTACTTACTTTTATGTTGGCGCAACAAGATAAAGAAGAGTCACGCTTTTATACGTCCAGTTTTGGCGCAAGTCAGTTCACGTTTAAAAGCAATCATGAATTCATTATTGGGTCACTTGCTAGAGCAAAGCTATTTCTAGACCATCCTCCTGCAGCTATTTATTGTTACGCTGAAGTAATCGAGTGTAACTCAGTAGAACAAGGTTATGATGTCACTCTAACCTATAAATCGCTTCGAGAAATCGATCAGGATTTGTTGATTAAAGCCGCACTCTATCAACAACAAAAACTATTACGCCAACGTTCAATTGACCGTCAAAACAGATAA
- a CDS encoding TRAP transporter permease, whose amino-acid sequence MRQALSIQQSLIELLMKIAAFAAIALSVFQIWQGISADISAPVFRPIHLSWVMILVFLTHPIISNKHNPILYIAGRGLDLICCVMAIWATWRIAVFDYDDITFLLEGIVGYDKLAGCITIVLLLEATRRTVGFVMVAIALIFLGYAMYGNLLPDQFASNGFPLEDIIRFHIYSTNGVFGAPLAIAAGVVFIFVLFGAFLQVTGAGKFFIDSAFAVAGKYRGGPAKASVIASAALGSISGSAIANTVTTGSLTIPMMKKLGYKPEQAAGIEAAASTGGQIMPPVMGAGAFVMAQFTGIPYSEILLVSIMPAILYFACTLLYVHIMACKLGLKGMDSVEQIKVVMERGWHFLVPLILITALLLMSYSPVLVGIAGCAAILIASLCRKHSRISLATFFEGMKQGALLALPISLACGTAGIVVGVVGQTGIGLQFTQFLIALSGGHLFAAMALIALAAVILGMGLPVTAAYIVLSIMAVPTLLDFGISMLAAHMIVFWLSQTSNVTPPIALAAFAGAGIAKASPMKSAVQAFKLAQGFFLIPLMMAFSGLIFDSSQVMAFGVATISTIALVVAFAGSIEGFFVDYLTKVERLVWLALAIGIALGGSMISTACIIGLVFVVLVNVRKAKVMTTA is encoded by the coding sequence ATGCGTCAGGCTTTATCCATTCAGCAGTCTCTTATCGAACTTCTTATGAAAATAGCCGCATTCGCGGCTATAGCTTTATCTGTATTTCAGATTTGGCAAGGGATCTCTGCTGATATTTCAGCGCCAGTATTTCGCCCAATACATCTTAGTTGGGTGATGATTTTAGTTTTTCTTACTCACCCAATTATTTCCAATAAACATAACCCTATTCTGTATATAGCGGGACGTGGACTAGATCTAATTTGCTGTGTAATGGCTATTTGGGCTACATGGCGAATCGCTGTATTCGATTATGATGATATTACGTTTTTATTAGAGGGCATAGTCGGCTACGACAAGCTCGCTGGCTGTATCACGATAGTTCTCCTATTAGAAGCCACACGTCGAACTGTTGGGTTTGTGATGGTGGCCATCGCTTTGATTTTCCTAGGTTACGCAATGTATGGCAACTTGTTACCCGACCAGTTCGCCAGTAATGGTTTCCCATTAGAAGATATCATCCGATTTCATATCTATTCGACAAACGGCGTATTTGGTGCTCCTCTTGCTATCGCTGCTGGTGTGGTGTTTATTTTTGTGCTCTTCGGTGCCTTTTTACAAGTTACCGGTGCTGGTAAATTTTTTATCGATAGTGCCTTTGCTGTTGCTGGTAAATACCGAGGTGGGCCAGCAAAGGCAAGTGTCATTGCTTCGGCGGCTTTAGGTTCTATATCAGGATCAGCTATAGCGAATACAGTCACAACTGGTTCCTTGACTATCCCAATGATGAAGAAACTCGGTTATAAACCAGAGCAAGCTGCAGGTATAGAAGCTGCCGCCTCGACAGGTGGGCAGATAATGCCACCAGTAATGGGTGCAGGTGCATTTGTAATGGCACAATTTACCGGTATTCCATATAGTGAAATTTTGCTGGTTTCTATCATGCCAGCCATTCTTTACTTCGCTTGTACCTTGTTATATGTGCACATCATGGCATGTAAACTCGGCCTTAAAGGGATGGATAGCGTAGAGCAGATCAAAGTAGTCATGGAGCGAGGTTGGCACTTTCTGGTTCCGTTGATATTGATCACTGCGTTGTTATTAATGAGCTATTCACCTGTATTGGTTGGTATCGCAGGCTGCGCAGCCATATTGATTGCATCCTTATGTAGAAAACACAGTCGAATCTCATTGGCAACCTTCTTTGAAGGGATGAAACAAGGCGCTTTACTTGCCCTACCAATCTCACTTGCTTGTGGTACGGCTGGTATAGTCGTGGGCGTTGTAGGCCAAACAGGCATTGGTCTTCAATTTACTCAATTCTTGATTGCTCTTTCTGGTGGTCATCTCTTTGCAGCCATGGCATTAATTGCACTGGCGGCGGTTATTCTAGGCATGGGATTACCTGTTACTGCAGCCTATATTGTTTTGTCCATAATGGCCGTTCCTACCCTGTTGGATTTCGGCATCAGCATGTTAGCTGCTCACATGATAGTGTTTTGGCTATCCCAAACCTCTAATGTAACGCCTCCCATCGCGTTAGCCGCCTTTGCTGGCGCTGGTATTGCAAAAGCTTCACCTATGAAGTCTGCGGTTCAAGCATTTAAATTGGCACAAGGTTTCTTCCTTATTCCATTGATGATGGCGTTTTCAGGATTAATCTTTGATAGCAGTCAAGTGATGGCATTTGGGGTTGCAACCATAAGCACTATTGCTTTGGTTGTCGCTTTTGCAGGAAGCATTGAGGGCTTCTTTGTAGATTATCTAACCAAAGTCGAGCGTTTAGTTTGGCTGGCGCTTGCTATCGGCATCGCTTTGGGAGGAAGCATGATTTCTACAGCATGTATCATAGGTTTGGTTTTCGTGGTCTTAGTGAATGTCCGCAAAGCTAAGGTAATGACAACCGCCTAG
- a CDS encoding TAXI family TRAP transporter solute-binding subunit, whose product MITINKKVLTLVASGILSFSALAENYTIGTGSQSGTYYPLGGTLAKIWGETIPDFNMRAEVTAGSVENSIKVATSKQLAGIAMGSVVQKAHEGVKPFPKQMDVAVVSALYPNVVHFMVPADSDITNIEDLKGKKVSLGAPGSGTRTSAIGILTALGIDESELKSQSLNYTATTSALANGQIDAGVIVGSLGVGAVTELALTRDIRVLSFTADQLAAVSQAIPSFQPLDIPANSYNNVPAFNTPAVWNVLVVNKNADEKLVYEMTKSMFENIDQVRQAIKVTQYTTLENMHRLGGVPIHSGAQKYFDEQTK is encoded by the coding sequence ATGATAACAATCAATAAGAAGGTTCTTACCCTTGTCGCGTCAGGCATACTTTCATTTTCTGCATTGGCAGAAAATTATACCATTGGCACAGGAAGCCAAAGCGGCACTTACTATCCATTGGGTGGGACACTAGCAAAAATTTGGGGTGAAACGATTCCAGACTTCAATATGCGCGCTGAAGTTACTGCTGGTTCGGTAGAGAATAGTATTAAAGTTGCAACATCTAAACAATTAGCTGGTATTGCAATGGGTAGCGTGGTGCAAAAAGCACATGAAGGTGTAAAGCCATTCCCTAAACAGATGGACGTTGCCGTTGTTTCAGCTCTTTATCCTAATGTCGTCCACTTTATGGTTCCTGCTGATTCAGATATCACGAACATTGAAGATCTCAAAGGCAAGAAAGTATCTTTAGGTGCACCTGGTTCTGGCACACGTACAAGCGCCATTGGTATTTTGACCGCATTAGGTATTGATGAAAGTGAATTAAAATCTCAAAGCCTAAATTACACAGCAACAACGTCCGCTTTAGCGAATGGACAAATTGATGCTGGCGTTATTGTCGGTAGTCTTGGTGTAGGTGCGGTAACAGAACTCGCCCTAACTCGAGATATTCGCGTACTTTCATTCACTGCAGACCAACTTGCAGCCGTATCGCAAGCCATACCATCTTTCCAACCACTAGACATCCCTGCGAATAGTTACAACAACGTACCTGCTTTTAATACGCCCGCTGTTTGGAACGTACTTGTTGTAAATAAAAATGCCGATGAAAAATTGGTTTATGAAATGACGAAGTCTATGTTTGAGAATATTGATCAAGTTCGCCAAGCTATCAAGGTGACTCAGTACACAACACTAGAAAATATGCATCGCCTAGGTGGCGTACCAATTCACTCTGGTGCGCAAAAATATTTTGATGAGCAAACTAAATAA
- the lolE gene encoding lipoprotein-releasing ABC transporter permease subunit LolE, whose translation MFGSLSFFIGRRFSGGKQRNKMVSFISVSSTIGIAVGVAVIIIGLSAMNGFERELKNRVLSVVAHGEFEGVKGEILEWQKVIEQANSHEKVSAAAPYVRFTALAERAQNIKAIEVRGVDPDLESEVSNLTDFIPNSVWTKFRAGESQVVLGKGIADNLGLKQGDSLTLLIPVINSSINKVQAPRRVRVKVAGLLTLGGQIDHALALIPLKDAQEYARLGDAVTGVSIRTTDVFNAPLYVRQIGNQLESYVYLKSWKQKYGFLYRDIQLVRTIMYLVMVLVIGVACFNIVSTLMMAVKDRASEIAILRTMGASDGLVRRIFIWLGVLSGVLGSLVGSVIGVLVALNLTYLIKGVETLLGQQFLSGDIYFVDFLPSQVESTDVLIVSGTAIVLSLLATWYPAKKASQMNPARVLSAK comes from the coding sequence TTGTTTGGTTCACTTTCTTTCTTTATTGGTCGCCGCTTTAGTGGTGGCAAGCAACGAAATAAAATGGTTTCTTTTATTTCAGTATCATCGACGATTGGTATTGCTGTGGGTGTGGCGGTGATCATTATTGGTCTTTCTGCAATGAATGGTTTTGAAAGAGAGTTGAAAAACCGCGTACTATCAGTTGTTGCCCATGGCGAGTTTGAAGGGGTAAAAGGTGAAATACTAGAGTGGCAAAAAGTGATAGAGCAAGCTAACTCGCATGAAAAAGTGAGTGCCGCGGCACCTTATGTTCGTTTTACTGCGCTGGCCGAGCGGGCGCAGAATATAAAAGCTATCGAAGTTCGTGGCGTTGATCCTGACCTAGAGTCTGAAGTCTCAAATCTAACGGATTTTATTCCTAACAGCGTATGGACGAAATTTAGAGCTGGAGAGAGCCAGGTGGTGTTGGGGAAAGGTATCGCAGATAACCTCGGTTTAAAGCAAGGGGATTCACTGACTTTGTTGATTCCAGTTATAAATTCATCGATTAACAAGGTTCAAGCCCCAAGGCGAGTGAGAGTAAAGGTGGCTGGGTTATTGACTCTAGGTGGACAAATTGATCACGCTTTAGCTCTTATCCCACTTAAAGACGCCCAAGAGTATGCGCGACTTGGTGATGCCGTAACGGGAGTGTCGATTAGAACGACAGATGTTTTCAATGCACCGCTGTACGTTAGACAAATCGGAAACCAATTAGAATCCTATGTATATCTTAAGAGCTGGAAGCAGAAATATGGCTTCCTATATCGTGATATTCAATTGGTTCGAACGATTATGTATTTAGTTATGGTTCTAGTTATCGGTGTTGCTTGCTTTAATATTGTCTCCACCTTAATGATGGCGGTAAAAGACAGGGCGTCAGAAATAGCCATCTTGAGAACGATGGGCGCGTCAGATGGGTTAGTTCGTAGAATCTTTATTTGGCTTGGCGTATTATCTGGTGTTTTGGGTAGTCTTGTTGGGAGTGTGATAGGGGTGCTTGTTGCGCTTAACCTCACTTACTTAATAAAAGGAGTGGAAACACTATTAGGCCAACAGTTCTTATCTGGTGATATTTATTTTGTGGATTTTTTACCTTCTCAGGTTGAAAGTACGGATGTATTGATTGTCTCTGGCACCGCGATTGTACTTAGCTTACTTGCGACCTGGTACCCGGCTAAAAAAGCAAGCCAAATGAACCCTGCCAGAGTCTTAAGCGCTAAATAA
- a CDS encoding DUF2062 domain-containing protein, whose amino-acid sequence MPRKFIQRFMPDHQVIKRQKALKIFGNVLYNPNLWCLNRRSASGAFALGLFMAFVPLPSQMIMSAGMAIMLGVNLPLSVALVWVSNPITMPIMFYFCYKVGAQIMHIPPQGFHFELSWDYLLNQMSTIGPPFLLGCLVCGLIAAAVGYFGIRGLWRYSVVRSWQQRKSR is encoded by the coding sequence ATGCCAAGAAAGTTCATACAGCGCTTCATGCCAGATCACCAAGTTATTAAGCGCCAAAAGGCGTTAAAAATATTTGGCAACGTGCTTTATAATCCAAATTTGTGGTGCCTCAATCGACGCTCTGCTTCCGGCGCATTTGCGTTGGGGCTTTTTATGGCTTTTGTTCCATTACCTAGCCAAATGATCATGTCGGCAGGAATGGCTATAATGCTTGGTGTAAATTTGCCACTATCCGTGGCGTTAGTATGGGTGAGCAACCCAATCACAATGCCCATCATGTTTTATTTTTGTTATAAAGTAGGTGCACAGATCATGCATATACCTCCTCAAGGTTTTCACTTCGAACTGTCTTGGGATTACCTACTTAACCAAATGAGCACAATTGGCCCCCCTTTCCTTTTAGGTTGTTTAGTTTGCGGGTTAATCGCGGCTGCTGTTGGTTATTTTGGCATACGCGGTTTATGGCGATATTCCGTTGTTCGAAGCTGGCAACAAAGAAAATCAAGATAA
- a CDS encoding ComEC/Rec2 family competence protein produces the protein MTTLTFPYWPFPLAVQSLVVMCIIIVVSYRIPLLGWVRGFLLAFSLVSFHSHLFQMKVETVFHFGNDITINVRVDSFFKKISRGSEYLVSLESINEQNIPFFIRPNIKLVAPEGTNFRLGERWKLFVKVKPVFGRLNEAGFDQEKYYISQGWHAKAILKNVDAAELLEKSHSVRLKLYQTVDGHLDTLSNKAMLLALSFGNRNEISNAQWQQLKESGLIHLIAISGLHIGIAYLIGWKVGNAIRLIFHNWYSAPLVFALLFAATYSWLAGFSIPTLRALIMCCMLGLFSHVRIHLSVWQTLILTASGILIVDPFSLLSVSFSLTFLAVSCLYILSSYKRFSQSGWLKKTAIMQLTLSMIMLPVTGYFFRVLAFPLAFIISCFFQYLVLLSSPFYLLRFLLLLFCQTWLHFLEP, from the coding sequence GTGACGACGTTAACTTTTCCATATTGGCCATTTCCATTAGCCGTACAAAGTTTAGTCGTGATGTGTATCATCATTGTTGTCAGTTATCGGATACCGTTACTTGGTTGGGTAAGAGGCTTTTTATTGGCATTTAGTTTAGTCTCTTTTCACAGTCATCTGTTTCAGATGAAAGTAGAAACGGTATTTCATTTCGGCAATGATATTACCATAAATGTACGAGTTGACAGCTTTTTTAAGAAAATATCTAGAGGTAGTGAATACTTGGTTAGTTTGGAGTCAATAAATGAGCAAAACATCCCGTTTTTTATTCGACCAAACATAAAACTAGTTGCGCCAGAAGGGACAAATTTTCGTTTAGGTGAGCGTTGGAAGCTTTTTGTGAAAGTTAAACCCGTATTTGGCCGTCTTAACGAAGCTGGTTTTGATCAAGAAAAATACTATATCAGTCAAGGCTGGCATGCAAAGGCGATATTAAAGAATGTTGACGCTGCTGAACTATTAGAAAAATCCCACTCTGTTCGACTCAAACTTTATCAGACAGTAGATGGTCATTTAGATACTTTGTCTAACAAAGCGATGTTACTGGCATTAAGCTTCGGTAATCGCAATGAAATTTCTAATGCGCAATGGCAGCAATTAAAGGAAAGTGGATTAATCCACCTTATTGCTATTTCAGGATTGCATATAGGGATTGCCTACCTCATTGGGTGGAAAGTAGGTAACGCAATCAGGTTGATTTTCCACAATTGGTACAGTGCTCCTCTCGTGTTTGCTTTGTTATTTGCTGCGACCTATTCATGGTTGGCAGGCTTTAGTATTCCTACGTTACGTGCTTTGATTATGTGTTGCATGTTAGGTCTGTTTTCTCACGTAAGAATACATTTAAGTGTGTGGCAGACATTGATACTAACCGCTAGTGGGATTTTGATAGTCGATCCTTTTTCACTGCTTTCAGTGAGTTTTTCTCTGACGTTTTTGGCGGTGTCTTGTCTCTATATTTTATCCAGTTATAAAAGGTTTTCTCAATCAGGTTGGTTGAAAAAAACAGCAATCATGCAGCTAACATTGAGTATGATTATGCTACCAGTGACAGGATATTTTTTTCGGGTTTTAGCCTTTCCTCTAGCCTTTATAATTTCGTGTTTCTTCCAATATTTAGTTTTATTATCGTCCCCCTTCTATTTATTGCGCTTCTTACTACTGTTATTTTGCCAAACATGGCTTCATTTTTTGGAACCTTAG
- a CDS encoding DNA internalization-related competence protein ComEC/Rec2: MLEPIYWAIQFSSDSWINIDRINLLQVFALVVFMFLRPLLKREQQIIVGLSVLFIIQTVDIHPNSSWQVSILDVGHGLAVLIRKGNQHILYDTGVKWETGSMAEMVIAPVLRYRGVDDVGLLILSHSDSDHAGGREYIEQHFTPISKLSSQRISGYSPCVDKTMLNWNGLTLSAVWPPKLVKRAYNPHSCVIRVTDGVSSILLTGDIEAIGELLLAKKGDEIRSDILLVPHHGSRSSSTDYFLNAVDPKVAIASVAKGNQWDLPSEIVVNKYMTRNIKWLDTGSDGQISIDFSRNGWQIMNIRNRQSLSWYRKILRKGVE, translated from the coding sequence TTGTTAGAGCCAATTTACTGGGCAATTCAGTTCTCTAGTGATAGTTGGATTAATATTGATCGGATTAACCTATTGCAAGTTTTCGCTTTGGTTGTCTTTATGTTTCTTAGGCCTTTACTTAAAAGAGAACAGCAAATTATTGTTGGATTATCGGTTCTATTTATTATTCAAACAGTGGACATTCATCCTAACTCCTCATGGCAAGTTTCCATTCTAGATGTTGGGCATGGACTAGCTGTACTGATACGAAAAGGTAACCAGCATATTTTGTACGATACAGGTGTAAAGTGGGAGACAGGTAGTATGGCTGAAATGGTCATCGCCCCTGTTTTACGCTATAGAGGAGTAGATGACGTAGGTTTGCTAATTTTAAGCCACTCGGATTCAGACCATGCTGGCGGTAGAGAGTATATAGAACAACACTTTACACCCATTAGTAAATTGAGTAGCCAGCGAATTTCTGGCTATTCCCCTTGTGTTGATAAAACGATGCTGAATTGGAATGGGCTTACTTTATCGGCTGTTTGGCCACCTAAATTAGTTAAGAGAGCGTATAACCCGCATTCTTGCGTTATTAGGGTGACCGATGGTGTTTCTAGCATTTTATTAACCGGAGATATTGAAGCGATAGGTGAACTATTGTTGGCCAAAAAAGGTGATGAAATTCGATCGGATATTTTACTTGTCCCTCATCATGGCAGTAGAAGCTCTTCAACGGATTATTTTCTTAATGCAGTGGATCCGAAAGTGGCAATAGCTTCCGTTGCAAAAGGTAATCAGTGGGATCTACCTAGTGAAATAGTCGTCAATAAATACATGACTAGAAATATTAAATGGCTAGATACTGGAAGCGATGGACAAATATCAATCGATTTTTCACGAAATGGCTGGCAAATAATGAATATCCGGAATAGACAATCACTCTCTTGGTATAGGAAGATTCTGCGTAAGGGAGTAGAATAA
- the msbA gene encoding lipid A ABC transporter ATP-binding protein/permease MsbA — protein MSADIHDETTLQTFKRLWAYIRNYKSGLIVAVFALAINAISDTYMISLLKPLLDEGFGDVKSDFLKVLPLIIVGVMIIRGLSGFVSDYCLSWVSGNVVMNIRRKLFNHFMHMPVSFFDRESTGALLSRITYDSEQVSAATSKALVSIVREGVSIIGLLALMFWNSWQLSVVLLLVAPLVAIAIGIVSKRFRKISKNMQTAMGVVSTSSEQMLKGHKVVLSYGGQEIEKQRFDQVSNSMRQQTMKLVVAQAMANPVIQLIASIAIVVVLYLASIDSIRSELTPGTFGVVFSAMFGMMRPLKALTNVTSEFQRGMAASQTLFTLMDLEPEEDKGTREVTRAEGLVSVEDVSFTYQGKEKPALNKINFEIPVGKTVALVGRSGSGKSTIANLFTRFYDVDEGSIKLDGYDIQGYTLENLRTQFALVSQNVHLFNDTIANNIAYAAESEFSREEIEKAAKLAHAMEFINTTKDGLDTVIGENGASLSGGQRQRIAIARALLRDAPVLILDEATSALDTESEKAIQAALEELQKDKTVLVIAHRLSTIEGADQILVVDEGEIIERGSHEELIKRDGAYAQLHRIQFGD, from the coding sequence ATGTCTGCTGATATACATGATGAGACGACACTACAAACCTTTAAGCGTTTGTGGGCGTATATTCGAAATTACAAATCTGGTCTTATCGTCGCTGTTTTTGCGTTAGCAATAAATGCGATTTCTGATACCTATATGATCTCATTATTAAAGCCACTTCTTGATGAAGGTTTTGGTGATGTAAAATCTGACTTTTTAAAAGTGCTTCCATTGATCATTGTGGGTGTGATGATCATTCGTGGATTAAGTGGTTTTGTCTCTGACTACTGTTTGAGTTGGGTATCGGGTAACGTCGTGATGAATATACGTCGAAAGTTGTTCAACCATTTCATGCATATGCCTGTCTCCTTTTTCGACCGCGAATCTACTGGTGCGTTATTATCCCGTATTACTTATGACTCAGAACAAGTATCGGCAGCGACAAGTAAGGCGCTGGTAAGTATTGTTCGTGAAGGTGTTAGTATTATTGGACTGTTGGCTCTAATGTTCTGGAATAGCTGGCAACTCTCTGTTGTATTACTCCTCGTCGCCCCTCTTGTGGCGATAGCTATCGGTATAGTATCAAAGCGATTTCGTAAAATTTCAAAGAACATGCAAACTGCGATGGGCGTAGTGTCTACTTCTTCAGAGCAGATGCTTAAAGGGCATAAAGTTGTCCTCAGTTACGGCGGCCAAGAGATAGAAAAACAGCGTTTTGATCAGGTCAGTAATTCAATGCGCCAACAAACTATGAAGTTAGTTGTGGCTCAGGCTATGGCTAACCCAGTGATTCAGCTCATCGCCTCTATTGCTATTGTCGTTGTATTGTACCTAGCTAGTATTGATTCGATTCGTAGCGAATTAACACCAGGTACTTTTGGTGTCGTGTTTTCTGCAATGTTTGGCATGATGAGACCATTGAAAGCACTGACGAATGTAACATCAGAATTCCAACGTGGTATGGCAGCTAGCCAGACACTATTTACTCTAATGGACCTTGAGCCAGAAGAAGATAAAGGTACGCGTGAGGTTACACGCGCAGAAGGACTTGTTTCTGTAGAAGACGTTTCTTTTACCTATCAAGGTAAGGAAAAACCGGCGCTGAATAAGATCAACTTTGAAATCCCAGTTGGTAAAACCGTTGCACTTGTAGGACGTTCTGGATCGGGTAAAAGCACTATCGCAAACCTATTTACTCGATTTTATGATGTAGATGAGGGCTCTATTAAACTAGATGGCTATGACATTCAAGGTTATACCTTAGAAAACTTACGTACTCAGTTTGCTTTGGTTTCTCAAAATGTGCATCTGTTCAATGATACGATAGCTAATAACATCGCCTACGCAGCGGAATCTGAGTTTAGTCGCGAAGAAATCGAAAAGGCGGCCAAGCTCGCCCATGCCATGGAGTTCATCAATACGACGAAAGACGGTTTAGATACAGTGATTGGTGAGAATGGTGCGAGTCTTTCAGGTGGTCAGAGACAGCGAATTGCGATCGCACGAGCTTTGTTGCGTGATGCTCCGGTATTAATCTTAGATGAAGCAACATCCGCACTGGACACTGAATCTGAAAAAGCCATTCAAGCGGCTTTAGAAGAGCTACAAAAAGACAAAACCGTATTAGTGATTGCACATAGGTTGTCAACTATCGAAGGTGCAGACCAAATCCTTGTCGTGGACGAAGGTGAAATAATCGAACGCGGTTCGCACGAAGAGTTAATTAAGAGAGATGGTGCTTATGCTCAACTTCATCGAATTCAGTTTGGCGATTAG
- the lpxK gene encoding tetraacyldisaccharide 4'-kinase has product MIEKIWFENHFLGLILWPILWPLSKIFKWVASSRRDSFLQNNSESYRSPFPIVVVGNITAGGNGKTPVVIWLVEKLQELGLKPAVVSRGYGGKAKQYPLIVNDTTSTKECGDEPKLIFRRTGVPVVVDPVRSNAVKKLIDSGIDIVIADDGLQHYALARDIEFVVVDGQRRFGNESFIPLGPLREGLERLDNVDFVINNGGQVHEGEMAMTLSPGFAKNLVTGEERMVTELDKLVAFAAIGNPHRFFKTLHSLGADVVKTRGFIDHQDFKESELFELQQFGSNMIMTEKDAVKCSSYAKENWWYLPVTACFSQQEEKQILDKIINVRNEYGSPSA; this is encoded by the coding sequence ATGATTGAGAAAATATGGTTTGAGAACCATTTTCTCGGCCTGATTCTATGGCCGATATTATGGCCACTAAGTAAGATATTCAAGTGGGTAGCCAGTTCCCGTAGAGATAGCTTTCTCCAGAATAACTCGGAGAGTTACCGGTCACCTTTTCCAATTGTAGTGGTTGGGAATATCACGGCTGGTGGAAATGGCAAAACACCTGTTGTGATTTGGTTGGTTGAAAAACTACAAGAATTAGGGCTTAAACCAGCGGTTGTGTCTCGAGGGTATGGCGGCAAAGCAAAGCAATATCCTCTTATTGTTAACGACACAACATCAACGAAAGAGTGTGGTGACGAGCCAAAACTGATTTTTAGACGGACAGGTGTGCCTGTTGTCGTTGACCCGGTCCGTTCAAATGCAGTAAAGAAACTCATCGATAGTGGCATTGACATTGTTATTGCGGATGATGGTTTGCAACATTACGCGTTGGCTCGAGATATTGAGTTTGTTGTCGTTGACGGCCAACGTCGATTCGGTAATGAATCTTTCATACCACTCGGTCCGTTAAGAGAAGGCTTAGAGCGGTTAGACAATGTCGACTTTGTGATAAACAATGGAGGGCAAGTCCATGAAGGCGAAATGGCGATGACATTATCACCTGGATTTGCTAAAAATTTAGTCACTGGTGAAGAAAGAATGGTGACAGAGCTGGATAAATTGGTTGCCTTTGCCGCTATTGGCAATCCTCATCGTTTTTTCAAAACATTACACTCTCTTGGTGCCGATGTAGTGAAGACGCGAGGGTTTATAGACCATCAGGATTTTAAAGAGTCAGAATTGTTTGAACTGCAACAGTTTGGCTCCAATATGATTATGACTGAGAAAGATGCAGTTAAGTGTTCTTCGTACGCCAAAGAGAATTGGTGGTACCTCCCGGTTACTGCTTGTTTTAGTCAGCAAGAAGAAAAACAAATACTAGATAAAATAATAAATGTTAGGAATGAGTATGGATCACCGTCTGCTTGA
- a CDS encoding Trm112 family protein — protein MDHRLLEIVACPICKGKLIFDAANQELICKFDRLAYPIKEGIPVLLELEAREMEVEEGR, from the coding sequence ATGGATCACCGTCTGCTTGAGATTGTTGCTTGCCCAATATGTAAAGGCAAGCTTATTTTTGATGCTGCAAATCAGGAGTTGATTTGCAAGTTTGATCGATTGGCATACCCAATAAAGGAAGGTATTCCTGTTTTGTTAGAGCTAGAAGCTCGTGAAATGGAAGTAGAAGAGGGTAGATAA